Proteins encoded within one genomic window of Chroicocephalus ridibundus chromosome 7, bChrRid1.1, whole genome shotgun sequence:
- the LOC134518841 gene encoding collagen alpha-1(III) chain-like codes for MGTPGTPGTEIPLQESLFPAAKPARRGTGVSSNHPSPLERSNRASSPLLPSALGAAARRGPDGFGYPAAPGGNSDRRCGSSGSKGESSPKLPCCWSPGPRSPVWEEMPGARTAVGISHVRGSCPRHQHGPRLVSQVTSPPPTASRWLPPGQRRARSNHGLQLISGAQRTEKARDSLQNL; via the exons atggggacaccggggacgcCCGGCACCGAGATCCCTCTCCAAGAGTCACTTTTTCCTGCAGCCAAACCCGCT CGCCGGGGGACGGGGGTGAGCTCAAACCATCCATCCCCGCTGGAAAGGAGTAACCGGGCGTCTTCGCCGCTGCTGCCGTCGGCGTTGGGTGCTGCAGCGCGTCGGGGACCCG ATGGGTTCGGTTACCCGGCTGCCCCAGGAGGGAACAGCGATAGACG ATGTGGCAGCAGTGGCTCAAAAGGCGAATCCAGCCCCAAATTGCCCTGCTGCTGGAGCCCCGGCCCTCGCAGCCCTGTGTGGGAAGAAATGCCGGGAGCGAGGACCGCGGTCGGCATCAGCCACGTGCGGGGCTCGTGTCCCAGGCATCAGCACGGACCCCGGCTCGTGTCCCAGGTAACTTCACCACCACCCACAGCATCTCGCTGGCTTCCACCAGGGCAACGGAGAGCGAGGTCCAACCACGGGCTCCAGCTCATCTCTGGCGCCCAACGCACTGAGAAAGCCCGCGATTCACTCCAAAACCTATGA